In the Streptomyces cinnamoneus genome, GGACGGGTGGGCGTCAGACGTTCCAGCGCCTGCGGCACCGAGTCCACGACCTGGTCGGCGATCCGCACCACGCACACGTGGTGGTCGGGGACGAGCGTGAGGAGACGCCGGCCCTGGCCCGGCCCTGCGTCCAGGACCACCGTGCCCGTCTCGGCGATGGCCAGGGCGCAGCCGGTCACGACACTGTCCACCGCGTCCAGTTCGCGTGCCGTCAGGGAGGGCGAGTCCGCGAGGCGCTCCGCCCGCGTGGCGGCGAGCCACTCCTCCGGCAGCCCGGAGGGGACCACCACGCGTCGCGTGCCGCGCCGGCTCAGCAGCTCCCCGATGAGGGCGGGCAGAGCGGCCGTGTCGGTGCGGTGCACCGCGGCCCGGTAGTCCGTGAGGTTCCCGGCGAGCAGGCCGACGGTTTCGGCGGGTGTGCGCGAGCCGTGGACGCGCAGGTAGTCGCGCGGCACCCGGTGGTCGCGCGGCCGCTCGTGACGCGGTACGTCCGCCAGGGCGCGCCGTACCCGTCCCAAGACGCGCTCCCGGCTCGGGTCGGTTCCGGCGCTCACGCGCCGGCTCCCCGGGT is a window encoding:
- a CDS encoding LutC/YkgG family protein, coding for MSAGTDPSRERVLGRVRRALADVPRHERPRDHRVPRDYLRVHGSRTPAETVGLLAGNLTDYRAAVHRTDTAALPALIGELLSRRGTRRVVVPSGLPEEWLAATRAERLADSPSLTARELDAVDSVVTGCALAIAETGTVVLDAGPGQGRRLLTLVPDHHVCVVRIADQVVDSVPQALERLTPTRPLTWISGPSATSDIELDRVEGVHGPRTLEVILVAGDPAAP